A stretch of the Kwoniella shandongensis chromosome 13, complete sequence genome encodes the following:
- a CDS encoding glutamate-tRNA ligase has protein sequence MTLPLRPLLRASKNLRLTCKRCHSTTTASGAVSTPESSTTGARLRFAPSPTGHLHLGGLRTALFNHLLARKWKGKWLLRIEDTDRTRYTEGAVDSLRQALDWAGLDYDEGVGRGGSYGPYTQSERLDIYHHYTKELLSRNEAYECFCSPTELEAIKLSLHQQGLRHSYDGRCRHLTEEEVGRRKRAGHKYVVRYKTSSEEMDIPSDLIFGDNQPTANTGTDDFVLMKSDGWPTYHLASVVDDHLMEITHVLRGEEWLPSVPKHHSLYKAFGWSPPKFAHLPLLCNPDGTKLSKRRGDTFVQHYMKQGYEPEALLNFLALMGWDYHAALSSSSSSSALDPHVRTDGHSLYEVFTLPQIIEAFDVSHINHRKAAVNIGKLDFLNKMTLRRKAGRLGKEGGMIGAGKLEEAEGEKEGERKELIGKFQELLREEKALKGCELVENMDLVEKVFDAELPRAVLLADMPMHSIFYFLPPTYTCHESQSILKDLNPRLYCQYTHLFADTLQSRASTAGHIDEDIVWDIIHSLIDQLKIDKKPKFLIPIRHALTERRKGPSIPELITILGLDESLARLRRGEEYVRELEVTRRKGDTEA, from the exons ATGACCTTGCCCCTTCGTCCGCTCTTACGAGCTAGTAAGAACCTACGATTGACATGTAAACGATGTCATTCGACGACTACGGCGAGCGGGGCCGTCTCAACGCCCGAATCGTCAACGACCGGCGCTCGACTTCGATTCGCCCCTTCACCAACTGGACATCTACACTTGGGTGGACTGAGAACAGCTTTGTTCAACCATCTGTTGGCAAGGAAATGGAAAGGAAAGTGGTTATTACGTATTGAGGATACAGATCGG ACGAGATATACGGAAGGAGCTGTTGATAGCCTGCGTCAGGCCTTGGATTGGGCAGGCCTGGATTATGACGAGggagtcggaagaggaggatcataTGGACCTTATACTCAA TCTGAGCGACTAGATATCTACCATCACTACACCAAAGAGCTCCTGTCT CGAAACGAAGCATACGAATGTTTCTGCTCGCCAACTGAACTCGAAGCGATCAAGCTGTCTCTACACCAACAAGGCCTAAGACACAGCTACGatggacgatgtcgacatctgaccgaagaggaagtaggaAGACGGAAGCGTGCCGGACACAAATATGTCGTTCgatacaag ACCTCGTCGGAAGAAATGGATATTCCGTCCGATTTGATATTTGGCGATAATCAACCTACCGCTAATACAGGGACTGACGATTTCGTCCTTATGAAATCTGACGGATGGCCGACATATCACCTAGCAAGTGTTGTGGATGATCACTTGATGGAAATCACACATGTCCTTCGaggcgag GAATGGTTACCTTCCGTACCGAAACATCATTCTTTGTACAAAGCTTTTGGATGGAGCCCTCCAAAGTTCGCACATTTGCCATTGTTGTGTAATCCAGATGGCACAAAGTTGAGCAAACGACGGGGTGATACTTTCGTTCAACATTACATG AAACAAGGCTATGAACCCGAAGCActtctcaacttcctcgCCTTGATGGGTTGGGATTATCACGccgctctttcctcttcctcatcttcatccgcaCTCGATCCTCATGTTCGAACGGACGGTCACTCATTATACGAAGTCTTCACTTTACCCCAAATCATCGAGGCTTTCGACGTATCGCATATCAACCATAGAAAGGCAGCAGTCAATATTGGAAAGCTGGATTTCTTGAACAAGATGACGTTGAGACGAAAGGCGGGGAGGTTGGGTAAAGAGGGCGGGATGATAGGAGCTGGAAAgctggaagaagcggaaggggagaaagaaggggagaggaaggagttgatcGGCAAGTTCCAGGAATtgttgagagaagaaaaggcGTTGAAGGGCTG TGAATTGGTGGAAAACATGGACCTTGTGGAGAAAGTCTTTGACGCAGAATTG CCACGAGCCGTCCTCCTCGCGGATATGCCAATGCACTCCATCTtctacttcctccctccGACCTATACATGCCACGAATCACAATCAATATTGAAAGATCTCAATCCGAGATTGTACT GCCAATACACACATCTTTTCGCTGATACACTCCAATCACGCGCTTCTACCGCCGGTCATATTGACGAAGATATAGTTTGGGACATCATCCATTctctcatcgatcaactcAAGATTGATAAGAAACCAAAGTTCTTGATCCCAATCAGACATGCTCTAACTGAAAGACGA AAAGGACCAAGTATACCGGAATTGATAACCATCTTGGGACTGGATGAGAGTCTtgcgagattgagaaggggtgaagagTATGTGAGAGAATTGGAAGTGACGAGGCGGAAAGGCGACACCGAGGCGTAG